In Fusobacteria bacterium ZRK30, the DNA window TTAACCCAATAAAAACAAACTTTTTTTATAATCCTTTATTACACATAAAAAAAACTCTCTGAATTTATAGGCTTAATTATGCAATCCTCTATTTATTATAAAAAAATAATTTAGTTTCCTCTTTACAACATATATTTATTGAGCTTTACTAAATATCCTTCTTTTTATAAAAGGCTCTACATAATACATAAAACAATAATACATAAAACAACTATAAATAATTAAAGATCGTTTTGTCTGTTTTAGATTATTTTTTTCTAAAAAATCAAAACCTTCTAAATCAATATATCTATCTTAAATATAATCATCTCCATAAATACAATCTGGAATTTTATAATATTTTATCAATTTCATAAAATATCTATTTACTGAAACTAAAAAAGTAATTTGATCTTCTACTAGACAATAAAAAAAGGATAAGACAACATATATCTTATCCTCTAAAATAATTAATCTTTATTTAATCTTGGTGGTCTCTGACCATAATATTGATAATATCTACATTTTAAATTACCATTATATAATTTTCTATTTTTATCTGCTCTTTTATCAAATAATTTTTCAAAACCATCATGAGAAGTAATTATGTAATAAGACCATTTTTTACATCTCATTCTACAAATATCTCCTAATGTTCTATATAACTTCTCCACTTGATCTAAATCAGATAAACGTTCTCCATAAGGTGGATTAGTAATAAGTGATCCATATTCAGCCATAGATTCAAACTCTAATAGATGCTTTTGTTCAAATAATATATCATTTTCAACACCAGCTAATTTAGCATTCTTTATTGCAGTTTCAATAGTTTCGCCATTTAAATCTGATCCATAGATCCTAACTTCTTTTTCATAATCTTCATGGGTAAAAGCTTCATCTCTAGCATCTAACCAAAGTTGTTCATCGATAATATGCCAGTCTTCAGAAGCGAACCGTCTATTTACTCCAGGAGCGATGTTTCTAGCGATCATGGCAGCTTCTATCAAAATAGTTCCTGTACCACACATAGGATCAACAAGAGGACGTTCTCCGCCATTCCATTTAGATAATTTAACAAGTGCTGCTGCCAAAGTTTCTTTCATAGGAGCTTCATTTAGGTGAGCTCTATATCCTCTTTTGTGTAAGGGTGTACCGGAAGTATCTACCATTACTACAAAATTATCTTTATTTCCAATAATTTTTATTCTATAAAGAGCTCCATCTTCACTAAAATAATCATGTTTATATTGAAGTTTTAGTTTTTCAACAATAGCTTTTTTAGCCATCCTCTGCATATCAGACTTTGAAAAAAGTTTACATTTAACAGAACTAACCCATGAAATTGGGAATTCTGCATTAATTGGTAAGATACTAATCCAATCCATTTTTTTTACTTTTTCAAAATATTCATCCCAAGTAAAAGCTTTAAATTCTCCCATCTTTAAATAAACTCTATCAGCTGTTCTAAGCCAAATGTTAGCTTTAATTATATCTTCTATCCCCCCATCAAATTCAACTCTTCCGTTGTGGGTAACAACATTTTTAAACCCTAGATCTTTTATTTCTTGTGCTAATATACTTTCTACTCCCATGGTGGCCGTAGCTATCAATGTATACGTCATAATATATTCCTCCTAATTCATCACTTATAAATTATAATACTTTACATTTTAACATTATAATAAGGTTCATGCAAAGATATATTTTTTATTATCCAGGGATCTATCAAATTTATTGAAAACATTGGTTTATAATTTAATATAAAATATAATTAATAAGGGATTATAAGTTTATTGCGAACTATTAAAATAAAAATTATAATAATATAGTGATGATATCTTTTTAAAAGATCTAGGAAATTATAAAAACTTGAATTGTGCTTATTCGGATGCAACGTCACGTTGCTTTTATCATCCCTTAATAAATATAATTTTTAAAAATAAAAAAACAACTTAATATATAATTAAGTTGT includes these proteins:
- a CDS encoding class I SAM-dependent RNA methyltransferase, with protein sequence MTYTLIATATMGVESILAQEIKDLGFKNVVTHNGRVEFDGGIEDIIKANIWLRTADRVYLKMGEFKAFTWDEYFEKVKKMDWISILPINAEFPISWVSSVKCKLFSKSDMQRMAKKAIVEKLKLQYKHDYFSEDGALYRIKIIGNKDNFVVMVDTSGTPLHKRGYRAHLNEAPMKETLAAALVKLSKWNGGERPLVDPMCGTGTILIEAAMIARNIAPGVNRRFASEDWHIIDEQLWLDARDEAFTHEDYEKEVRIYGSDLNGETIETAIKNAKLAGVENDILFEQKHLLEFESMAEYGSLITNPPYGERLSDLDQVEKLYRTLGDICRMRCKKWSYYIITSHDGFEKLFDKRADKNRKLYNGNLKCRYYQYYGQRPPRLNKD